From a single Nicotiana tabacum cultivar K326 chromosome 8, ASM71507v2, whole genome shotgun sequence genomic region:
- the LOC142162972 gene encoding uncharacterized protein LOC142162972: MASLTVLLRHSGKWNDEGNYIDFSIEGILIKEYASFNDLVCSISNQLGIDLSTNTIKIQYNVEGNRTPMEIHNDMGYRVYVKLKKENREFGMYPLCITTMEKELISGDGLNQGDIVQIDEAVQMYDSNTDYTLAIELANSGEAIGVFELHKDLIISKTNQKEVMAGQVYKDKATLKEVMNNYAIAQRFQFRVDRSNVVSYALICISEDCDWRFKASSINKSELFKVREFNDNHTCPLKDKVYEQQQASSSLISGIIRTKLTNHKRKYTLRDIIDDVKSDLGVDVSYMLAWRAKEKAMNFLRGEPADSYKKLPGYLYTMDKTYPGSHIRMEKSSKNEFMYVYISLYAFIRGFDHCRPIVVVDGSHLKSYYTGTFVSASTLDGAGHILPLAYGVIDSENDAAWTWFFEQFKIAYDVRENMCIVSDRNESIIKSVSRVYPDLPHCACIWYLWNNVYKKFKKSHAKLSEIYFSMAKTYTQTEFDSLMEKVEKVDIRVKEYLELAGYKKWARLYAPGNRGWTMTSNIAESINAALVSARELPIYDFLEEVRKMFGCWNCSNRKEATQTYKTLGKKYQEMLELNETMCTRMTVVPSTEYLHTVNDGGRNYTVCLLERKCVCGRFQIDELPCPHAWAVLKSKFLMPEEYCSSYYKQVQL, encoded by the exons ATGGCAAGCTTGACAGTTTTGTTGCGTCATTCTGGAAAGTGGAACGATGAGGGCAATTATATCGACTTTTCAATTGAGGGAATACTGATTAAGGAGTATGCTTCCTTTAATGATCTAGTTTGTTCAATTTCTAATCAACTGGGTATAGATTTGAGCACAAATACCATTAAAATACAATACAATGTTGAAGGCAATCGCACGCCAATGGAAATACACAATGATATGGGTTACAGAGTGTATGTAAAATtgaaaaaagagaacagagaatttGGGATGTATCCTCTGTGCATTACAACTATGGAAAAAGAGCTTATCTCTGGAGATGGTTTAAATCAAGGCGACATTGTGCAGATAGACGAAGCAGTTCAAATGTACGATTCCAATACAGATTATACACTAGCTATAGAACTTGCCAATTCAGGAGAAGCGATTGGAGTGTTCGAACTCCACAAGGATTTGATAAtttcaaaaactaatcaaaagGAGGTTATGGCTGGACAAGTGTATAAGGATAAGGCTACATTGAAAGAGGTGATGAATAATTATGCTATAGCTCAAAGGTTTCAATTCCGTGTTGATCGCTCTAATGTTGTCAG CTATGCATTAATATGTATTTCAGAAGATTGTGATTGGAGGTTTAAGGCTTCAAGCATTAACAAATCGGAATTATTCAAGGTGAGAGAATTCAATGACAACCATACATGTCCGCTGAAGGATAAAGTGTACGAGCAGCAGCAAGCTAGTAGCAGCCTTATAAGTGGTATTATAAGGACAAAGCTTACAAACCATAAGAGGAAATACACTCTGAGGGACATTATTGATGACGTGAAATCAGATCTAGGTGTTGATGTTAGCTATATGTTGGCGTGGAGGGctaaagaaaaggcaatgaattTTCTTAGAGGTGAACCGGCTGATTCATACAAAAAATTACCAGGATACTTATATACAATGGATAAGACATATCCAGGTTCTCACATAAGAATGGAAAAATCGTCAAAGAATGAATTCATGTACGTGTATATATCATTGTATGCATTTATAAGGGGGTTTGATCATTGTAGACCAATTGTTGTAGTGGACGGAAGTCATCTAAAATCCTACTACACCGGGACATTCGTTTCTGCAAGCACGTTGGATGGGGCAG GTCATATATTGCCACTAGCATACGGTGTTATTGATTCAGAGAACGATGCTGCTTGGACgtggttctttgagcaattcaagatagCGTACGATGTAAGGGAAAACATGTGCATTGTTTCGGATAGAAATGAGAGCATCATTAAATCTGTATCGAGAGTATATCCGGATTTACCGCATTGTGCTTGCATATGGTATCTATGGAATAACGTATAcaagaaattcaaaaagagtCATGCCAAGTTGAGTGAGATATACTTCTCGATGGCAAAAACATACACACAAACTGAATTTGATAGTCTGATGGAGAAGGTTGAGAAGGTAGATATTAGGGTAAAAGAATACTTAGAGTTAGCTGGTTACAAAAAGTGGGCTAGGTTGTATGCACCTGGTAACAGGGGATGGACAATGACGTCAAATATCGCTGAGTCAATCAATGCAGCACTAGTTTCAGCAAGGGAATTGCCAATATATGACTTCCTCGAAGAAGTTAGGAAGATGTTTGGTTGTTGGAATTGTAGTAACCGTAAAGAAGCTACTCAGACATACAAGACGCTTGGGAAAAAATACCAGGAAATGCTGGAGTTGAATGAGACCATGTGTACCCGTATGACT GTGGTACCATCAACTGAATACTTACATACTGTTAACGATGGTGGGAGGAATTACACAGTCTGTCTGCTCGAGAGAAAATGTGTTTGTGGGAGATTCCAAATTGATGAATTGCCATGCCCACATGCCTGGGCTGTATTGAAGAGCAAGTTTTTAATGCCTGAAGAATATTGCTCTAGCTATTACAAGCAAGTACAATTGTAA
- the LOC142162973 gene encoding uncharacterized protein LOC142162973, with translation MEVVQVNNKARSLFHNAISDEEYENISSCDTAKEIWDKLEVTYEETSKVKETHINMLVHDYELFSMKEGEFIEEMFARFSKIISDLKAFGKPYTSGDQVRKILRSLPTTWQTKVVTLESQDLNKLSFDELRGELIAFEKMHLRKTSQEEKKRK, from the coding sequence ATGGAAGTGGTACAAGTTAACAATAAAGCGAGAAGTCTGTTTCACAATGCTATAAGTGATGAAGAATATGAGAACATCTCTAGCTGTGACACAgccaaagaaatatgggacaAGCTTGAGGTCACATATGAAGAAACCAGCAAAGTAAAGGAAACACATATTAACATGTTGGTTCATGATTACGAACTCTTCTCAATGAAAGAAGGAGAATTTATTGAAGAGATGTTTGCtaggtttagcaaaataattagcGATCTAAAGGCATTTGGCAAGCCTTATACCAGTGGTGATCAAGTTAGAAAAATTCTCAGAAGCCTTCCAACCACTTGGCAGACCAAAGTAGTCACACTGGAATCTCAGGATCTAAACAAATTATCTTTTGATGAACTACGAGGAGAACTCATAGCTTTTGAAAAGATGCATCTCAGGAAGACTagtcaagaagaaaaaaaaagaaaatag